The Flavimarina sp. Hel_I_48 genome window below encodes:
- a CDS encoding TIGR00730 family Rossman fold protein has translation MRIENQPKGWNENKTNDSWAIFKIMGEFVNGFEKLSRIGPCVSIFGSARTKPDHKLYKLASSIAQKIVDNGYGVITGGGPGIMEAANKGAHLAGGTSVGLNIDLPFEQHDNPYIDSDKSINFDYFFVRKVMFVKYSQGFVVMPGGFGTLDELFEAITLIQTHKIDKFPIILVGREFWQDLMGWIRKTLLEGYSNISDLDVDLIHLVDTEDEVLEVLNNFYAEYNLSPNF, from the coding sequence ATGAGGATTGAAAATCAACCAAAAGGTTGGAACGAAAATAAAACAAACGACTCCTGGGCCATATTTAAAATCATGGGCGAGTTTGTCAATGGTTTTGAAAAGTTGAGCCGTATAGGGCCGTGTGTATCTATTTTTGGAAGTGCGCGTACCAAGCCTGATCACAAACTTTACAAACTGGCTTCTTCCATCGCTCAGAAGATTGTAGATAATGGTTATGGCGTTATCACTGGTGGTGGTCCCGGAATTATGGAGGCTGCCAATAAAGGCGCTCACCTGGCGGGTGGAACTTCCGTGGGACTTAATATTGACCTTCCTTTTGAGCAACATGACAACCCGTATATAGACAGCGATAAAAGTATCAATTTTGACTACTTTTTTGTGCGTAAGGTGATGTTCGTAAAATATTCTCAGGGTTTTGTGGTTATGCCGGGAGGTTTTGGAACACTTGACGAACTTTTTGAAGCCATAACACTTATTCAAACCCACAAAATTGACAAATTTCCGATTATTTTGGTGGGGCGTGAATTCTGGCAGGATTTGATGGGATGGATCAGGAAGACGCTTCTGGAAGGATATTCTAATATAAGTGACCTTGATGTGGATCTCATACATCTGGTGGATACCGAAGACGAAGTTCTTGAAGTTCTTAATAATTTTTATGCGGAATATAACCTAAGCCCCAACTTCTAA
- a CDS encoding metalloprotease, with amino-acid sequence MSKFFSVILICIFCSPMLWGQNSIHINGKLNTANHTLQLQQETVFRNTSKDTLYEIVFNDWANSFSSKESALAKRFAENYDRRFHLAQKEYRGATRMQSVADENFQNLKFSRSKGEVDILKVTLKTPLLPGKSAKIRISYEVKIQDARFTRYGVLDDGDYNLRYWFLAPAVYDGKWHGYSNKNLDDLYMSPTDFEISLELPNGMKALSELNQNTENLPDSTHFKAIFTGNDRIQATLYLRQTPNFEFVETGDFKVLTNIYDSKVDPANRAVVIDKVSSYLTQELGPYPFEKLLLSEEDYRENPVYGLNQLPDFISPFPSGFQYELQILKSEVNQFVDNTLLFNPREDRWVSDAIKTYLMMRYVDKHYPKLKVIGNLERYWLLRQYNISTLEFNDQYNLLYLHMARLNLDQSLSTPNDSLIKFNKNIANAYKAGSGLNYLQAYVGENVIDSTITQFYKAERLKATSSSLFEELLRKNTNKNLDWFFDEYVNTRVKIDYKLQRIRKRGDSLYLKIQNKRENTMPIPVYGMNKDSVVSKQWLQGFKGEKEIAINAEGIDRVAINQDGTVPEFNRRNNYKKVNPFLGFHKPVQFKLFQDLENPAKSQVFFMPVFEYNFYDGISLGARMYNKTLLSKAFSYSVEPQFGFKSKAILGSVGLSYTQNIEEGNLYAIRYGISASSQSFAPDAFYNKYSPFMTFAFRTDDFRSDKRQFLTISSINVSRDASEFITNEDPDYNVFNVRYSNSSPGVIDAFSWNTDFQLAKKFSKISATAKYKKVFLNNRQFDFRLFAGTFLYNDTRSDGDFFSFALDRPTDYLFNYNYYGRSESSGLFSQQLIISEGGFKSQLEQPFANEWMATANASTTLYRFLHVYGDVGMYKSLDKDARFVFDSGVRAVLVEDYFELYLPVLSSKGWEIGQPDYDQKIRFIVTLSLRTLLNLFTRKWY; translated from the coding sequence TTGAGCAAATTCTTTTCCGTTATTCTTATTTGTATTTTTTGTAGCCCCATGTTGTGGGGCCAGAACAGCATTCATATCAACGGAAAACTGAACACCGCTAACCACACGCTGCAATTACAGCAGGAAACCGTTTTCAGGAATACCTCAAAGGATACACTGTACGAGATCGTTTTTAACGATTGGGCGAATAGTTTTTCTTCTAAAGAGTCTGCACTTGCAAAACGTTTTGCAGAAAACTACGACCGGCGTTTTCATCTTGCCCAAAAGGAATACCGCGGGGCAACACGAATGCAATCTGTTGCTGATGAAAACTTTCAGAACTTAAAATTTTCTCGTTCCAAAGGTGAAGTTGATATTCTCAAGGTAACTCTGAAAACCCCACTTTTGCCCGGAAAATCGGCTAAAATCAGGATTTCTTATGAGGTAAAAATCCAGGATGCGCGTTTTACACGTTACGGGGTTCTTGATGATGGGGATTATAACCTGAGATATTGGTTTTTAGCTCCTGCGGTTTACGATGGCAAATGGCATGGTTACAGCAATAAAAATCTGGATGATCTGTACATGAGCCCCACAGATTTTGAGATTTCGCTTGAACTTCCCAACGGTATGAAGGCGCTTTCAGAACTCAATCAAAACACCGAAAATCTACCCGATTCGACTCATTTTAAGGCCATTTTTACAGGAAATGACCGTATTCAGGCTACACTTTACCTTCGTCAAACGCCCAATTTTGAATTTGTGGAAACAGGCGATTTTAAAGTACTTACGAATATTTACGATTCAAAAGTGGATCCTGCCAATCGCGCCGTTGTTATAGACAAAGTTTCCAGTTATCTTACCCAAGAATTGGGTCCCTACCCTTTTGAGAAATTATTGCTTTCAGAAGAAGATTACAGGGAAAACCCTGTTTATGGCCTCAATCAACTGCCAGATTTTATTAGTCCGTTTCCCAGTGGATTTCAGTACGAACTACAGATTCTAAAGAGCGAAGTCAATCAGTTTGTTGATAATACGCTACTTTTTAATCCCCGGGAAGATCGCTGGGTAAGCGATGCCATTAAGACGTACCTGATGATGCGTTATGTGGATAAGCATTACCCAAAATTAAAAGTAATAGGAAATCTGGAACGCTACTGGTTGTTGCGACAGTACAATATTTCTACTTTAGAATTTAACGACCAGTACAATTTGCTGTACCTGCACATGGCACGACTCAATCTTGATCAGTCATTGAGCACCCCTAACGATTCCCTGATCAAATTCAATAAAAATATTGCCAATGCCTACAAAGCAGGTAGTGGCCTAAATTACTTACAAGCTTACGTGGGTGAGAATGTGATTGACAGCACCATCACCCAGTTTTATAAAGCGGAAAGATTAAAGGCAACCTCTTCTTCCCTTTTTGAAGAATTACTTCGGAAGAATACTAATAAAAACCTTGATTGGTTCTTTGACGAATATGTCAATACAAGAGTGAAAATTGACTACAAATTACAACGGATTAGAAAGCGTGGGGATTCACTCTACCTTAAAATTCAGAATAAGCGCGAGAACACCATGCCCATACCGGTATATGGCATGAACAAAGACAGTGTGGTTTCAAAGCAGTGGCTTCAGGGTTTTAAAGGTGAAAAAGAAATCGCCATCAACGCGGAAGGAATTGACCGTGTGGCGATCAATCAAGACGGCACGGTACCCGAATTCAATAGAAGGAACAATTATAAAAAAGTAAACCCATTTTTAGGATTTCATAAACCTGTACAATTTAAATTGTTTCAGGATCTTGAAAATCCAGCAAAAAGTCAGGTGTTTTTTATGCCGGTTTTTGAATATAACTTTTATGACGGTATTTCCCTGGGAGCACGTATGTACAATAAAACCTTGCTCTCTAAGGCGTTCAGTTATAGCGTAGAACCCCAATTTGGTTTTAAATCTAAAGCTATACTGGGCAGCGTGGGACTTAGCTATACCCAAAACATTGAGGAAGGTAATCTTTATGCCATTCGGTATGGGATTTCTGCCTCTTCACAGTCTTTTGCTCCAGATGCCTTCTACAATAAATACAGTCCGTTTATGACCTTTGCCTTTAGGACAGATGATTTTAGGTCAGATAAACGCCAATTTTTAACCATTAGCAGTATAAATGTATCCCGGGATGCCTCAGAATTTATCACCAACGAAGATCCTGACTACAATGTGTTTAACGTGCGCTATTCCAATAGTAGTCCGGGGGTTATCGATGCTTTCAGCTGGAATACCGATTTTCAGTTGGCCAAAAAATTCAGTAAAATTTCGGCAACCGCAAAATACAAGAAAGTCTTCTTAAATAACAGGCAGTTTGATTTCAGGCTCTTTGCCGGTACGTTTTTGTACAACGATACGCGTTCTGATGGCGATTTTTTCAGCTTTGCCCTTGACCGTCCCACAGATTACCTCTTCAATTACAATTATTACGGAAGGTCAGAAAGCAGCGGACTCTTTAGCCAGCAGCTTATAATTTCAGAAGGTGGATTCAAATCCCAACTCGAACAGCCCTTTGCAAATGAATGGATGGCCACGGCAAATGCAAGTACAACGTTGTACCGTTTTCTGCATGTTTATGGCGACGTGGGTATGTATAAAAGCCTTGATAAGGACGCTCGTTTTGTTTTTGACAGTGGCGTAAGGGCGGTGCTGGTTGAAGATTATTTTGAACTGTATTTACCAGTTTTATCGTCTAAAGGTTGGGAAATTGGTCAGCCGGATTATGATCAGAAGATACGGTTTATCGTGACGTTGAGCCTACGTACCTTACTAAATCTCTTCACCAGAAAATGGTATTAA
- a CDS encoding thiamine pyrophosphate-dependent enzyme: protein MATQADSTTSLSFDDFKETVIQDYKIAVMSRECSLLGRREVLTGKAKFGIFGDGKELPQLAMAKAFKKGDWRAGYYRDQTFMMAIGKLTIENFFAGLYAHASLEHDPMSAGKQMGGHFGTHSVSSDSSNDLTAQYNSSADISPTAGQMPRLLGLAQASKLFRQLPDSEKEGRSINGDEVAWGTIGNASTSEGLFFETVNAAGVLQVPMVICVWDDDYGISVHAKHQTTKQDISKILAGFQRNEEENGFEMIQVKGWDYPALVDAFEKAGSIARKEHVPVLLHVKELTQPQGHSTSGSHERYKSKDRLNWEKEHDCNLKLREWMIANQIATDEELVEMEKQIKRNVREGKRRAWDAFLNPIKAEKKKVITLLDTLIKESENGQFIKPLRNQLNDEKDALKNDVISIARKVLRLVRNEEITARKELQEWVGSYIETQQPAYSGHLYNETAGAAIHIETVEPVYAPDADKVDARVILRDNFNNLFAKHPNILVFGEDSGAIGDVNQGLEGMQEKYGELRVADVGIREATIVGQGIGLALRGFRPIAEIQYLDYILYALMTLSDDLATLRYRTHGTQTAPLIVRTRGHRLEGIWHSGSQMAALLDLLRGMYVLVPRNMTKAAGFYNTLMQSDEPALIIECLNGYRLKEKMPENLDELRTAIGQVEVLKEGTDITLLSYGSTLRIVMETAKDLQSVGIDAEVIDAQSLLPFDLKKETVKSVAKTSRLLVIDEDMPGGASAYLLQQVIEGQNAYKLLDSAPQTLTAKPHRPAYGTDGDYFSKPSAEDIFEKVYTMMREVRPADFPEIR from the coding sequence ATGGCTACACAAGCAGACAGTACTACATCGCTTTCGTTTGACGATTTTAAGGAAACCGTTATTCAGGATTATAAAATCGCGGTGATGAGCAGGGAATGTAGTTTACTGGGACGTAGGGAAGTACTTACCGGAAAAGCAAAATTTGGTATTTTTGGCGATGGTAAAGAACTTCCGCAGCTAGCCATGGCAAAAGCATTCAAAAAGGGAGATTGGCGTGCCGGTTATTACCGGGATCAAACCTTTATGATGGCCATAGGAAAGCTGACCATAGAAAATTTCTTTGCGGGTCTTTATGCCCACGCAAGTTTAGAGCACGACCCCATGAGTGCCGGGAAGCAAATGGGAGGCCACTTTGGAACCCATAGCGTCTCAAGTGATTCTTCAAACGATCTTACCGCGCAATATAACAGCAGCGCAGATATCTCCCCCACTGCCGGACAAATGCCAAGATTGCTGGGACTGGCCCAGGCCTCTAAACTATTCAGGCAACTCCCTGATTCAGAAAAGGAAGGACGTAGTATAAATGGTGATGAAGTCGCATGGGGAACCATAGGAAATGCAAGTACTAGTGAGGGTTTGTTTTTTGAAACGGTAAATGCTGCAGGTGTTTTGCAGGTACCTATGGTCATTTGTGTATGGGACGATGATTATGGTATTTCGGTTCACGCGAAGCACCAGACCACAAAACAGGATATTTCCAAAATATTAGCAGGTTTTCAGCGCAATGAAGAGGAAAACGGTTTTGAAATGATACAGGTAAAGGGCTGGGACTATCCCGCGCTCGTGGATGCCTTTGAGAAAGCTGGTAGCATTGCACGGAAGGAACACGTACCTGTTTTATTGCACGTTAAAGAACTTACACAACCACAAGGGCATTCCACATCAGGCTCACACGAACGTTACAAAAGCAAAGATCGCCTCAACTGGGAGAAAGAGCATGACTGTAATCTGAAGCTTCGGGAATGGATGATCGCAAACCAGATCGCCACAGATGAGGAGCTTGTAGAAATGGAAAAACAGATCAAACGGAACGTGCGCGAAGGAAAACGTCGCGCCTGGGATGCGTTCCTAAATCCCATAAAAGCTGAAAAGAAAAAGGTAATTACGCTTCTGGATACGCTAATCAAAGAGAGTGAAAACGGCCAGTTTATAAAACCTTTGCGTAACCAACTGAACGACGAAAAAGACGCGCTTAAAAACGACGTGATTTCCATAGCGCGCAAAGTCCTTCGATTGGTCCGTAACGAAGAAATCACCGCCCGAAAAGAATTACAGGAATGGGTGGGTTCTTATATAGAAACCCAACAACCGGCGTACAGCGGTCATTTATATAATGAAACCGCAGGAGCTGCCATCCATATAGAAACCGTAGAACCTGTTTACGCGCCAGATGCAGATAAGGTGGACGCGCGTGTCATTTTGCGGGATAATTTTAATAATTTATTCGCGAAACATCCTAATATTCTTGTTTTTGGGGAGGATTCTGGGGCGATAGGTGATGTAAACCAGGGCCTGGAGGGCATGCAGGAAAAATATGGCGAACTTCGCGTCGCAGATGTTGGTATTCGTGAAGCGACTATCGTGGGACAGGGAATAGGTCTTGCCCTGCGCGGTTTTAGGCCTATTGCAGAGATTCAATATCTCGATTATATTCTCTATGCGCTAATGACTTTGAGTGATGACCTCGCTACGCTGCGTTACCGCACGCATGGTACACAGACTGCTCCATTGATTGTGCGCACCCGTGGTCACCGTCTGGAAGGAATATGGCACAGCGGTTCACAAATGGCAGCGCTCCTCGATCTGCTTCGCGGAATGTATGTTCTTGTACCGCGCAATATGACCAAAGCGGCAGGTTTTTATAATACGTTAATGCAAAGTGACGAGCCGGCGCTGATCATAGAATGCCTCAACGGGTATCGCTTAAAAGAAAAAATGCCGGAAAATCTTGACGAACTGCGTACGGCTATTGGTCAGGTGGAAGTACTCAAAGAAGGCACTGATATTACATTACTTTCTTATGGAAGTACGTTGCGCATTGTCATGGAAACTGCAAAGGACCTACAAAGTGTGGGCATAGATGCCGAAGTTATTGATGCGCAAAGTTTGCTTCCTTTTGACCTTAAAAAGGAAACCGTGAAAAGTGTTGCCAAAACCAGTCGGCTGCTTGTTATTGATGAAGATATGCCCGGTGGTGCATCTGCCTATTTGCTGCAACAGGTAATAGAGGGGCAAAATGCCTATAAATTACTGGATAGCGCGCCGCAGACCCTGACCGCAAAACCACACCGACCAGCGTATGGAACTGATGGGGATTATTTTTCTAAACCTTCTGCTGAAGATATTTTTGAAAAAGTATATACCATGATGCGTGAGGTGCGACCGGCAGATTTTCCGGAGATAAGATAA
- a CDS encoding PH domain-containing protein, with the protein MQPSKPFTRPQLQSPVGILLIFVASAFKSLRGLWVLGAYILFGKITGDKLFYLLFGAVLLAIWLIIYSILAYRRFIFHIDYNKAEFILKQGVFSTTEIAIPFDKIQQVYFKRDLLQRVINVYEVVIDTAGSKAEEVKIKALSRANADLLQAALLKEVQSAPVEESPDFDKKNEATAQPLPKELWTYRLSFGKLLRIGLSTNYLRGVWILLIFAGSILQQFDTNLIDEDYNLQLENLYDTYISTNYTLTLLFIALPILFLVGILITTTEVFIKYYGLKLTRTGKELQLEMGLKTNTRVALKPERIQIFTIKVNPVQRYLNLYNLQFSLVNSVEESEKSKIKVPGIPEEIVSKIQNFVFEIDPGATKESFRPNKLLFVRQCFFGLLPLMIGLLLWYIFLENFAFNFILPVFLIYLPAMIYLKWFSYKAIKLEFTSEFLIKKTGLWTKKTEIIPFYKLQSISVKQPLWYKKRNVYNLVFHTASGDVSFMAVNGAVLSQVNYGLYKIETAAKPWM; encoded by the coding sequence ATGCAGCCTTCTAAACCTTTTACCCGGCCCCAATTACAATCCCCGGTAGGTATTTTGCTCATTTTTGTAGCTTCAGCATTCAAATCCCTGAGAGGTTTATGGGTTCTGGGAGCTTATATTCTGTTTGGTAAAATAACGGGTGATAAGCTGTTTTACTTACTTTTTGGAGCCGTTTTATTGGCTATTTGGCTCATTATTTACAGCATACTGGCCTATAGGCGTTTTATATTTCACATTGATTACAATAAAGCCGAATTCATCCTAAAACAAGGGGTTTTTAGCACTACGGAAATAGCAATTCCTTTCGATAAAATCCAACAGGTCTATTTTAAAAGGGATTTGCTCCAACGTGTAATCAATGTTTACGAAGTTGTGATTGATACTGCTGGCAGCAAGGCCGAAGAAGTAAAGATCAAAGCACTATCACGAGCGAATGCTGATCTCTTACAAGCTGCACTTTTAAAGGAAGTTCAATCAGCTCCAGTCGAAGAAAGTCCAGATTTTGATAAGAAAAATGAAGCCACTGCTCAGCCATTGCCAAAAGAATTATGGACGTACCGCTTATCCTTTGGAAAATTGCTTCGCATTGGTTTATCTACAAATTATCTGCGGGGTGTGTGGATACTTTTGATTTTTGCAGGTTCCATACTTCAGCAATTCGATACAAACCTGATAGACGAAGACTACAATCTCCAGTTGGAAAACCTTTACGATACGTATATCAGTACGAACTATACCCTTACACTCTTATTTATAGCATTGCCCATACTTTTTCTCGTTGGTATCCTTATTACCACTACGGAAGTTTTTATTAAATACTACGGTCTTAAGCTTACACGCACCGGGAAGGAACTACAACTGGAAATGGGTTTAAAGACAAATACCCGTGTCGCACTCAAACCGGAACGGATACAGATTTTCACCATAAAAGTAAATCCGGTACAGCGCTATCTCAACTTATATAATCTACAATTTTCACTGGTGAACAGTGTTGAGGAAAGTGAAAAAAGTAAAATTAAAGTTCCGGGCATACCGGAAGAAATCGTTTCAAAAATTCAAAATTTCGTATTTGAAATAGATCCAGGAGCAACAAAGGAGTCTTTTAGACCGAATAAACTTTTATTCGTAAGGCAATGTTTCTTTGGTCTTTTACCATTGATGATAGGTTTGTTGTTATGGTATATATTTCTGGAGAATTTTGCATTTAACTTTATTCTGCCGGTTTTCCTTATCTATCTACCAGCAATGATCTACTTGAAATGGTTTTCATATAAGGCCATAAAATTGGAATTTACCAGTGAATTTCTGATCAAAAAAACCGGTTTATGGACTAAAAAGACCGAAATAATCCCATTTTACAAGTTACAATCCATAAGTGTCAAACAACCTTTATGGTATAAAAAGCGAAATGTGTATAACCTTGTTTTTCATACAGCCAGCGGAGATGTTTCGTTTATGGCAGTAAATGGCGCGGTATTGAGCCAGGTAAACTACGGACTCTATAAAATAGAAACAGCAGCAAAACCCTGGATGTAA
- a CDS encoding PH domain-containing protein, translated as MENSFTNHQILSSDLPRYESLVLEPISIKQRTKALIGLTLWLMVITVGLSIWFYYEANFLVYYAAVAGILFFGFQYFLIFKNQEVYGYALRERDIVFRRGFLFEKTTIIPFSRIQHVSISQGILDKSLKIATLQIYTAGGSGSDINIPGLEPQRATAVKEAIVKEGDYAAF; from the coding sequence TTGGAAAACAGCTTTACAAACCATCAGATACTTAGCAGTGACCTTCCTCGCTATGAATCGCTTGTACTGGAGCCTATATCCATAAAACAGCGTACAAAGGCATTGATCGGTTTAACGCTGTGGCTTATGGTAATCACTGTTGGTTTAAGTATTTGGTTTTATTACGAAGCAAATTTTCTAGTGTATTATGCAGCAGTTGCTGGAATCTTATTTTTCGGCTTTCAGTACTTTTTGATTTTCAAAAATCAGGAGGTGTATGGCTATGCCCTTCGGGAGCGGGATATCGTATTCAGACGGGGATTTTTATTTGAAAAAACTACAATTATTCCCTTCAGTCGTATTCAGCATGTTTCCATTTCTCAGGGGATTTTAGATAAATCCTTAAAGATCGCCACGCTACAGATTTATACAGCAGGGGGCAGTGGAAGCGATATCAATATCCCCGGACTAGAACCACAGCGTGCCACGGCCGTAAAAGAAGCAATCGTGAAAGAAGGGGATTATGCAGCCTTCTAA
- a CDS encoding 1,4-dihydroxy-2-naphthoyl-CoA synthase → MQQPDWQTAIEFDDITYKKANGVARIAFNRPDVRNAFRPKTTSELLKAFHDAQEDTSIGVVLLSAEGPSSKDGVYSFCSGGDQKVRGDQGYVGEDGYHRLNILDVQRLIRFMPKAVIAVVPGWAVGGGHSLHVVCDLTLASKEHAIFKQTDADVTSFDGGYGSAYLAKMVGQKRAREIFFLGRDYSAQEAYEMGMVNAVVPHEDLEDTAYEWAQEILQKSPISIKMLKFSMNLTDDGMVGQQVFAGEATRLAYMTDEAKEGRNAFLEKRKPNFDKKWLP, encoded by the coding sequence ATGCAGCAACCAGACTGGCAAACCGCTATAGAATTTGATGATATTACCTATAAAAAGGCAAATGGTGTTGCACGTATCGCCTTTAACAGGCCTGATGTTCGCAACGCATTCCGACCAAAAACGACTTCTGAACTTTTAAAAGCTTTTCACGATGCGCAGGAAGATACCAGTATAGGTGTGGTTCTGCTTTCTGCCGAAGGACCTTCGTCAAAAGATGGTGTCTATAGTTTTTGCAGCGGGGGTGATCAGAAAGTACGCGGTGATCAGGGTTATGTAGGGGAAGATGGTTATCACCGTCTCAATATCCTTGATGTGCAGCGCTTGATTCGTTTTATGCCTAAAGCGGTTATTGCAGTGGTTCCCGGTTGGGCAGTAGGCGGTGGCCATAGTTTGCACGTGGTTTGTGATCTTACGCTTGCCAGTAAAGAACATGCCATATTTAAGCAGACCGATGCCGATGTCACCAGTTTTGACGGCGGTTATGGTTCGGCCTATTTGGCAAAAATGGTTGGTCAAAAGCGTGCCCGCGAAATTTTCTTTTTGGGACGGGATTATTCTGCTCAGGAAGCTTATGAAATGGGAATGGTAAATGCCGTTGTTCCCCACGAAGATCTTGAAGATACTGCCTATGAATGGGCGCAGGAAATTTTGCAGAAATCACCTATTTCCATTAAAATGCTGAAATTCAGTATGAACCTTACCGATGATGGAATGGTAGGCCAACAGGTTTTTGCCGGTGAGGCGACGCGCCTTGCCTATATGACCGATGAAGCCAAAGAAGGCCGCAACGCCTTTCTTGAAAAACGGAAGCCCAACTTTGACAAAAAATGGCTGCCATAA
- a CDS encoding S1 RNA-binding domain-containing protein — MLEIGAYHKMIIDRDVSPGLYLRNEEEDEVLLPGKYAPENFKLEDSIEVFVYLDNEERPVATTLKPFIEKNGFAFLRCTAVTGIGAFVDWGLDKELLVPYSNQMTPMKAGQSYVVYLYLDEKSNRLVGSTKTPQFTDNDNIEVQKFDKVDLLVSHYSDHGANVIINGKHMGLVFKDSIFEDLRVGDKLPGYIKWVRDDKKIDVVLQPEGYKGIEPNTKYIMDELQANGGKLMLSDKSKPEDIQAQLGISKKSFKKAIGVLYKEREIVIEEDKIVLNTKK; from the coding sequence ATGTTAGAAATAGGCGCTTACCACAAAATGATTATTGATCGCGACGTGAGTCCGGGACTTTATTTACGCAATGAAGAGGAGGATGAAGTCCTGCTACCCGGAAAATATGCGCCAGAAAATTTTAAGCTGGAGGATTCCATTGAGGTTTTTGTTTATCTCGACAACGAAGAGCGACCGGTTGCCACAACCTTAAAACCTTTTATAGAGAAAAATGGATTTGCTTTTTTACGCTGTACGGCAGTAACAGGCATTGGTGCTTTTGTGGACTGGGGGCTTGACAAAGAATTGCTTGTACCCTATAGCAATCAAATGACTCCCATGAAAGCAGGGCAATCTTATGTGGTCTATCTTTATCTGGATGAAAAATCAAACCGTTTGGTAGGATCTACAAAGACACCTCAGTTTACAGATAATGACAACATTGAAGTGCAAAAGTTTGACAAAGTTGATCTTCTGGTTTCCCACTATTCTGATCACGGTGCAAACGTGATCATCAATGGCAAACACATGGGCCTCGTTTTTAAGGACAGTATTTTTGAAGATTTGCGTGTAGGCGACAAATTACCGGGATATATCAAATGGGTGCGTGACGATAAGAAGATAGATGTCGTTCTTCAGCCGGAAGGCTACAAAGGGATCGAGCCTAACACTAAATATATCATGGATGAGTTGCAGGCCAATGGTGGTAAGCTCATGCTGAGCGATAAGAGCAAACCTGAAGATATACAGGCGCAACTGGGTATAAGTAAGAAAAGTTTCAAAAAAGCCATTGGTGTTCTCTATAAAGAACGAGAGATTGTTATAGAAGAAGATAAAATTGTATTAAACACAAAAAAATAA